CGCGCGGCGGCGCGGCCCGACGGGGAGACGGTCCTTACGGGGTCAGGGCTCCTCGAGCCCCTCGAGCGCGGAGGCCGGGGCGCCCGCCGCCGGCGGCGCGGCGTCCGTCGCCGGCGCCGCGTCGGCCGCCTCCCTCGCCGCCAGCCGCAGCGCGCTGTGCCGCCGGCTGTAGCCGAAGTAGACGAGGAAGCCGACGACCAGCCAGGCGAGGAGCCGCAGCCAGTTCTCCGCGGGGAGCGAGAACATCAGCAGCAGGCAGGTGGCGATGCCGAGGATCGGCGTCGCGGGGAAGAGCGGCGCGCGGAACGGCCGCTCGGCCTTGGGGTGCGTGCGCCGCATCACGAGCACCGCGGCGCAGACGATGACGAAGGCCAGGAGCGTGCCGATGTTGGCGAGGTCGGCGAGGATCTCCAGCGGCAGGAAGCCGCCCATCGCGGCGACGACGGCGCCGGTGAGGATCGTCGTCTTCCACGGCGTGCGGAACTTGGGGTGGACGGCGCCGAAGAACGACGGCGGGAGCAGACGGTCGCGGGCCATGGCGAGGAGCACGCGCGGCTGGCTGAGCATCATCACCAGCAGCACCGAGGTGATGCCGGCGAGGGCGCCGAGCGAGATCAGGAACTGGGCCCACGGCAGGCCCGCCTGGCGGAACGCCGCGGAGACCGGCGCGTGGACGTCGATCTGGCCGTAGGGGACCATCCCGGTGAGGACGACGGTCACGGCGATGTAGAGGACGGTGCAGATCAGGAGCGAGCTGATGATCCCGATCGGCACGTCGCGCTGCGGGCGGCGCGCCTCCTCGGCGTGGGTCGAGACCGAGTCGAAGCCGATGTACGAGAAGAAGATGATCGCCGC
This is a stretch of genomic DNA from bacterium. It encodes these proteins:
- a CDS encoding amino acid permease: MPSPLFARKPLEVLLAELKGEDRLRRILGPVQLSGLGVGAIIGTGIFVLTGVGAQKAGPALILSFVVSGLACVFAALCYAEFASMVPVAGSAYTYAYATLGELLAWIIGWDLVLEYTVTSATVAHGWSHYFQEFIGIFGLAIPKSLSIAPFAYGGGGAAATGAYADLPAILITIVVAAVLVKGIRESASVNAAVVGLKLAVVLFVVVVGAFLVRPENWAPFAPHGYAGFAFFGKFPFGPIDEHGHPLGMLAGAAIIFFSYIGFDSVSTHAEEARRPQRDVPIGIISSLLICTVLYIAVTVVLTGMVPYGQIDVHAPVSAAFRQAGLPWAQFLISLGALAGITSVLLVMMLSQPRVLLAMARDRLLPPSFFGAVHPKFRTPWKTTILTGAVVAAMGGFLPLEILADLANIGTLLAFVIVCAAVLVMRRTHPKAERPFRAPLFPATPILGIATCLLLMFSLPAENWLRLLAWLVVGFLVYFGYSRRHSALRLAAREAADAAPATDAAPPAAGAPASALEGLEEP